The Xanthomonas sontii genomic sequence AGGCGTCGGGGCTGAAGCCCCTCCCACAACGGGGATGCGCCGCTTGGACGGTCAAGCGATCTGCTCTGCAACGGCGCGTGGTGTTGGTGCCACGCACCAACGCAGTCGCGTCTTGTTGTGTCGCAGGAGCGGCTTCAGCCGCGCCCATCGTGGCGTCATGCGTCGCGGCTGAAGCTGCTCCTGCGCGTACGCTCCAGGGCGATTGGAGGTGCCCTGCATTCCCGCCGCTCTGGCGTTCATGCGTGGGGGCTGAAGCCCCTCCGACAGCAGCCGCTCCTGCGACATGCGATCACGGCCCTCAACCTCTCAGGGGGGCAGCAATCCTGCGAATCCCGAATCCCCCCGAATCTCGAATCCCGAATCCCCAATCCCCAATCCCCAATCCCCGCCCCTCAATCATCCACCCGCTCGCCCATCAGCTCGCGCTGGCGCTTGTCCAGTTCCTCGGCGTAGCGCTTGCGCACGAAGCTTTCGCTGAGCACGCCCAGGACCTTGCCCTGATCGTCGACCACCGCCAGCTCGTCGCTCTGGGTCAGGTCGAACTGGCGCATGGCGGTGACCACGTCGGTGTCGGCGGGCAGGGCCACGTCGCGGTTGCCGGCGTAGTCGACGATGGCTGCGTCGGCGTTGACGCCGTCGGCGTAGGCGGCGGCCAGGGTGACCAGGCCGGCGTAATGGCCGTTCTCGTCTTCCAGCACCACGCGGGTGCCCGAGCCGAGCGGGAAGCGGCGGCGGAACTCGGCCACGCTGGTGGTGGCGGCCAACGGATGCACGTCCTTCTGCATCATCCGCCCGGCGCTGAGGTGCTTGACCCAGCCGACGTCGCGCGCGCTCTTGATGGTCTCGCCGCGCAGGTGCAGGCGCCAGGTCGAGAACGAGTAGCCGAAGATCTGGCGGACGATGGTGTTGGCGACCAGCACCGCCACCATCACCGCGCTGGCCAGCACGAAATCGTGGGTGCCTTCCAGTACCAGCATCGCCATCGTCATCGGCGCGCCGATCACCGCGGCGGCCATCGCCGCCATGCCGGCCAGCGACGCGGCGGTGCCGTCGACCAGGGCCATGCCGCTGCCGAGATTCAGCACGCCGGCGAACAGCCCGCCGACCAGCGACCCCATGAACAACGAGGCGAAGAACAGGCCGCCGCGGAAGCCGAAGCCCAGCGAGATGGCCGAGCCCAGGCACTTGAGCAGCAACAGGATGCCCAGCCAGCGCAGCGAGGTCGGGCTGGTCAGGTCCAGGTGCAGCGCGCCGTGTCCGGAGGACAGCACCTGCGGGGTGATCAACGCCAGCGGGATCAGCAGCAGGCCGCCGGCGACCGGGCGCGCCCAGCGCGGCAGCGGGCTGCGGTTGATCGCCTGTTCGATCGCGCCGATCAGGCGCATCACCGCCACTGCCAGCAGGGCGCAAAGCACGCCGAGCAGCGCGTACAGCACGTAGTCGCGCGCCTCCAGCGCCGAGGCCGCCGAGGCCGGCAGCAGGTACGGCTGTACCCCGGCCAGCTGCGACACGAACACCGCGCCCAGCGAGGCCACCGCCACCGGTGCCAGCGCCGATGGCGAGTACGCGCCGATCACGATCTCGAACGCATAGAACGCACCGGCCAGCGGCGCGCCGAAGGCCGCCGCGATGGCCGCGCCGGCGCCGGCGCCGACCAGGGTACGGATGTCGGCGCGGCGCAGGCGCAGCACCCGGCCCAGGTGCGAGCCGCTGCCGGCGCCCATCTGCGTGTACGCCGCTTCCAGGCCGACCGAGGCGCCGACGCCGTTGGAGAACAGGGTCTGCACGGAGACGATCAGGTTGTCGCGCATCGACATGCGCCCGCCATACAGCGCGTTGGCTTCGACGGCGTCGACCAGTTGCCGCTTGCGCGCGCGCGCGGCCATGCCGAGCAGGCCGACCAGCAGCCCGCCCAGCGGCAGCACCAGCAACTGGTGCACGCTCAGTTCGGACATGGCGCTGAGCCGCTCGTCTGCCTCCAGGCCGTACAGCAGGGCCTGCGCGCCGTGTGCCAGGCTGCTCTGCAACAGGGTCAGCAGGCCGGCGATCACACCGACCAGCAGGGCCAGGGCGATGAACCAGACATCGCTGGCGCGCAGGCGCCGGCGCAGCGCGTCGGCGAGGCTGTGCGAGGCGTCGGCCAGTCCCGGCCGCGGACGCAGGTTCACGGCGCGCGATCCTATCTGACGCGACGGACCTTGGCGCGGGTGTTGTAGTTGCCGACCTGCATGTACCACACGCCGACGATGCCGGGCGTGATCTTCACCTTGGGCGCAGTGAGGTGCACGCTGGACAGGCTCGCCGCCTCGGTCTGCTCCCATTCCTGGCCGTTGGCCAGCACGTAGTGGCGGCCCTTGCCGAAGCCGGTGAACTCGCCGACCAGGGTGCTCTCGATCGGCTCGGCGCTGCCGAAGTCGAAGAAGCCGCGATTCTTGGTGATCACCTCGCGGCGGCCTTCTTCCTTGGCCTTCTCCAGCGCCACCGCGGTTTCCTTGGCGACCTTGCCCTGCAGCCAGTCGTTCAGCGCGGCCAGCTCCTGCGGCGACAGCTTGTCCAGCCCGGCCGCCTTGAACTCCTGCGGCGACATCTGCGTCTGCAGATCGCCGGAGACGGTGCGCTGGGCGAGCGCCGGGGCGGCGGACACGGCGAGCGCCGCGCACAGGACCAGGGGAGCGAGACGCGCGAAGGACATGGCGAGGATCCGGGCAGTGGGATGCGCCGTAGTGTAGTCGCAAGCGGTGAATGCGCACGGGATGCCGGGCGCGCCGGGACCGCGTCGGCGCCCGGTTCAGTCCTCGGCGGCGGCGGGCGCGTCCGACCTGCGCGGCGGTCGCCGGTACACGAAGTCCGGCGCCGGCGTGGCGGCTTCGCGCTGCGCCAGCGCCTGCAGCGCCGCGTGCCCTGGGGCGCGTTCGCAGACCGGGTCCAGGGTCGCGGCATCGCCGCTCAGCGCCAGCGCCTGGCAGCGGCAGCCGCCCCAGTCGATCTCGCGCTTGGGACAGCCCTGGCACACCTCGGGCATCCAGGCGCTGCCGCGGAAGCGCACGAAGGCCTCGCCGTCTTCCCAGATCGCCGCCAGCGGGCGCGCGCGCAGGTTCTCGAAGCGCATGTCCGGCAGGGTTTCGGCGGCGTGGCAGGGCAGCACGTCGCCGCGCGGGGAGATGTTGACGAAGCGCTGGCCCCAGCCGCCCATGCAGGCCTTGGGCCGGTGCGCGTAGTAGTCGGGGGTGACGAAGTCGATGTGCAGGCGGTCCTGCAGGCGCAGCCGGGCGGCCTCCACCGCGGCCACGGTGGCGTCGATCTGCGCGCGGCTGGGCATCAGTGCGGCACGATTGCGCAGGCCCCAGCCGTAGTATTGGGTGTGCGCCACTTCCAGGCGTTCGGCACCGAGTTCCAGCGCCAAGTCGATCATCGCCGGGACGCGTTCGGCATTGTGGCGGTGGATCACCGCGTTGATCGTCAGCGGCAGGTCGAGCGCGCGCACCGCCGCGGCGAACGCGCGCTTCTTGGCCAGGCTGTCGCGGTAGCCGGCGATGCGGTCGGCGCCGGCGGCGTCGGCGTCCTGGACGCTCAGTTGCACGTGTTCCAGCCCGGCCGCGGCCAGGGCGGCCAGCATCGGTGCGCCGCCGGCCACCCCGGAGGTGATCAGATTGCTGTACAGGCCCAGCGCACGCGCATGCGCGACCAGCTCGGGCAGGTCCTTGCGCAGCATCGGCTCGCCGCCGGAGAAATGCGCCTGCAGTACGCCCATCGCCGCGGCCTGGTCCAGCGCCGAGCGCCAGCCGGCCGTATCCAGTTCCTCGCGCAGGCCGGCCAGTTCGATCGGGTTGGAGCAATACGGGCAGGCCAGCGGGCAGCGGTGGGTCAGCTCCAGCAGGATCGACAGCGGCGGCGGCACCGGCGTGTTCATGCGCGCAGCAGCCGCTTGGCGTGCAACTGCTGCGCCAGCTCGCGCACGTCGCGTTCGACCTCGGCCGGGTCGGCCTCGAATTCTGCGGCCAGTTCCGCGGCGATCGTCGCCAGGCTGCGGACGCCGTCGCAGCGCGAGACGATGGCGTGGGCGATGGCGTCCAGTTCGATCACCCGCTCCGGCGCCAGCAGCACCCATTGGTCGCGGGCGCGGTCGTGCTGCAGGCGCACGCCGGCGGCGAGCCGCGGTTGGCTGCTCGCGTCCAGCGTGCTCATGCCGCTGCCTGCGCGGTGTCCGGCACGAACGCGTCCGGCCAGGCCACGCCCGGTTGCACGTAGGCGAAGTGCAGCGCATCCAGTTGCGACCACAGCACCCCGCACTTGAAGCGCAGCGCGTCCTGCACCAGGTGCTGCTTCTCCACGGTGTCGGCGTGGCGTTTGACGTAGTCCAGGGCGAAGTCCGAATCGCGCGGCGCCTCGTGCAGGCGATGCTCGAAATACGCCAGCGCCTCGCGCGAGACGAAATCGTAGTGCTGCAGCATGCCGGCGACGCGGTGGCCGATGATGCCGGGCGCGAACAATTCGGTCAGCGACGAGGCGATGGCCTCCAGCAGGCTCTTTTCGCGCACGAAGTGCAGGTAGGCCTGCACCGCGAAGCGGGT encodes the following:
- the pqqE gene encoding pyrroloquinoline quinone biosynthesis protein PqqE; translation: MNTPVPPPLSILLELTHRCPLACPYCSNPIELAGLREELDTAGWRSALDQAAAMGVLQAHFSGGEPMLRKDLPELVAHARALGLYSNLITSGVAGGAPMLAALAAAGLEHVQLSVQDADAAGADRIAGYRDSLAKKRAFAAAVRALDLPLTINAVIHRHNAERVPAMIDLALELGAERLEVAHTQYYGWGLRNRAALMPSRAQIDATVAAVEAARLRLQDRLHIDFVTPDYYAHRPKACMGGWGQRFVNISPRGDVLPCHAAETLPDMRFENLRARPLAAIWEDGEAFVRFRGSAWMPEVCQGCPKREIDWGGCRCQALALSGDAATLDPVCERAPGHAALQALAQREAATPAPDFVYRRPPRRSDAPAAAED
- the pqqD gene encoding pyrroloquinoline quinone biosynthesis peptide chaperone PqqD, with translation MSTLDASSQPRLAAGVRLQHDRARDQWVLLAPERVIELDAIAHAIVSRCDGVRSLATIAAELAAEFEADPAEVERDVRELAQQLHAKRLLRA
- a CDS encoding chloride channel protein, which gives rise to MNLRPRPGLADASHSLADALRRRLRASDVWFIALALLVGVIAGLLTLLQSSLAHGAQALLYGLEADERLSAMSELSVHQLLVLPLGGLLVGLLGMAARARKRQLVDAVEANALYGGRMSMRDNLIVSVQTLFSNGVGASVGLEAAYTQMGAGSGSHLGRVLRLRRADIRTLVGAGAGAAIAAAFGAPLAGAFYAFEIVIGAYSPSALAPVAVASLGAVFVSQLAGVQPYLLPASAASALEARDYVLYALLGVLCALLAVAVMRLIGAIEQAINRSPLPRWARPVAGGLLLIPLALITPQVLSSGHGALHLDLTSPTSLRWLGILLLLKCLGSAISLGFGFRGGLFFASLFMGSLVGGLFAGVLNLGSGMALVDGTAASLAGMAAMAAAVIGAPMTMAMLVLEGTHDFVLASAVMVAVLVANTIVRQIFGYSFSTWRLHLRGETIKSARDVGWVKHLSAGRMMQKDVHPLAATTSVAEFRRRFPLGSGTRVVLEDENGHYAGLVTLAAAYADGVNADAAIVDYAGNRDVALPADTDVVTAMRQFDLTQSDELAVVDDQGKVLGVLSESFVRKRYAEELDKRQRELMGERVDD
- the pqqC gene encoding pyrroloquinoline-quinone synthase PqqC; translated protein: MSALLSPEQLETALRGIGARLYHDQHPFHALLHSGRLNRGQVQAWALNRYEYQRCIPLKDAAILARMDDPALRRIWRQRIVDHDGSADGEGGIARWLHLTDALGLDRDLVQSGRGLLPGTRFAVQAYLHFVREKSLLEAIASSLTELFAPGIIGHRVAGMLQHYDFVSREALAYFEHRLHEAPRDSDFALDYVKRHADTVEKQHLVQDALRFKCGVLWSQLDALHFAYVQPGVAWPDAFVPDTAQAAA